The Pyxidicoccus sp. MSG2 DNA segment GATGAACGCGGCCACGTCCCACGCCTCCTCCACCGTCAGCAACCCGCCCGAGCCCAGCGGCATGTTCGCGTGGACGAACGGCGCGGACAGGCTCGGGTTGCCCATCCCCGCCTGCGCGTTGAACGAGTTCGGCCCCCACAGCGCCGGCCGGTAGTACGTGCCGTCCGGGTAGCGCCCCTGCCCGTCGCTGCCGTGGCACACGGCGCACTTCTGCTGGAACACGCCCCGGCCCCGGCTCGCGTCTCCGGTGAGCGTCGGAATCGCCGGGTAGCCGCGCGGTGGCGTCTGTGTCCCGTGCCGCTCTGCCCACTGCTCGTCCAGCCACGTCATGTACGTGAGCAGCGCCTGCATGTCCGCGTTGCTGTCGCAGCTCCCCGTGCCGCCGTCGCCGGGCGTGCACAGCGCCTTCCCATTCTCACTGTGCTCGAAGCACGAGTTGATGCGCGCCTGCAGCGCCGGCCCGCCGTCATAGGCCTCGTGCATGCCCACCCACCAGGCGGCATCCGGGTCTCTGCCCTCGCTCAGGTGGCAGCTCGCGCAGTGCAGCTTCGCGCGGGTGTATTGCGGCAGCAGTTCGTAGGTCTGTGCCGCGATGGCCTGCCCGCGCAGCACCTGGGGCCAGTGCTCGCGGTCCCACTGCGTCTGGGGCGACTCCGGCGGCGGGAGCGTGGTCGAGGCGTCCGGCTTCGGCCACGCGTTGTTCAGCGAGAAGGTGAAGTCCGCCGAGATGAACGCCTCCTGCTTCAGCGTCCGCGCCGTGGAGTGGCAGCCGATGCAGGTGGAGGTCTCCTGCACGAAGGTCTCCATGGTGGTGTTCGCCAGCACGGGCCGCGAGACACCGAACACCGTCGTCGGCTGTGGCGCCGCGTACGGCGAGGCCACCGGCACCTGCGTGTCCACCAACTCGTAGTGCTGGAAGACGGAGCCCGCGTCGGCGAGCGCCGCAATGAGGTCCTCGTTCAGCCGCACCACGTCGTCCTTGAACGCGGTGCCTGCGTCGCAGTCCGGCGCGGACGACGGAATCGGCGTCACCCGGACGACCTGGTTGGGCACTCCGGGCTTCGTCTGCCGGTTCGGTACGCAGTCCCGGCACTTCGGGTCGAAGAAGGAGGCGGGCTGGCCCTCGGACTCGCGCACGTTGGCGCGCTGCTCGAAGGTGGACCACACCCACGCCGGGGCGCTGGGCGTCTTCTGCGTGACGTGGAAGCCCACGAGCCCCATGCGCTCGGGATGACAGCCCGTGAGCCGGCCGCCGTCCTCGCCGTCGCAGACGCACGCCGTCACCGTGTGGAAGTACGGCGCTTCCGCCGCGTCCACCGGGCGCCAGGCTGCCTTCACCAGGATGCCGCCGTTCGGGAAGGACACCAGCGTCGCGTCCACCTGCCGCCGCCCGTCATAGAGGCCGTTGTCCAGGATGTGCTCGAACATCGGCCGGTTCATCCGAATCTCGTAGCGCACCAGGTGCCCGCGCCGGTCCGTGAGCGTCGCCGGCAGCCGCCCGTCCGACGCCGCGGCCTGCAACGCGCTGTCCGTCACGTCGTCGATCTTCTCGTCGCGCGTCAGCAACTTCGTCGCGTCCGCGCCACACCCCGAGGGCAGTGGCTGCGTGTCATTCCATCCAGGCGGGCGGCGGCCGTCCGGCAGATAGACTTCGTATGTCTCCTTCCACGTCTCCCAGACGCGCGGGCCCGGCGCGCCCAGCGGCTTGCTCCGGTCCGGCACGCCGCGCTCCGTGTCGCTCGCGGGCCAGTTGAGCGCGATGAACTCCTGCCAGGAGAAGAGGTCCGCCGAGCGCTGCACGGTGGAGGCGGGCTCCTGTTGCACACCGCCCTGAAGGTCGGAGGGCAGGTAGCAGGACAACTGCGGCGGCGTCAGCGGCGTGCACGAAGCGCCGGTCAGCGCCACGCCCGCATCCGGATTCCAGCAGAGGACGGCTGCATGGGCCTGCGCGGTGCCCGGCGGGTGCTCGGGAGTCGCGGCCGGTGTGTTGCGCAGGCACGCGGCCGCCGCGCACAGCACGGCCACGGTGGCCAGGATGGACAGGCTGCGGTGGTTGCTCGGCATCGTCCCCTCCGTCCCGCGTCCGTGGGTGCGACTCCGCCCAGGCGCGGCTCCACCCGGGACAGTAGCCGAAACACCCACCCGGCCCTGCCTGCTTCAGCCTCGAAGCAGCCGGGCGTTTCTGAAACACCATGAAACGCGGGAGAAACACCGTGTCACCCCGAGCACCGGGAGCCAACCCCGCAGGACGAGTGTGGCACGCCCCCTGCTAAGGCCTTGTTCATGTTTCACGTTTCGCCAGGAAGCCCCATGAACACGAGCGAGGATTGCGGCTGCGTGGACCCGGTGACCACGTCCATGTCCGGCGTCGCCTCGCGGCAGGAGCGCCACCGCGTGCTCATCATCGGCGGAGGGACGGCGGGCATCGCCGTGGCCGCCCGGCTCGCTCGCGCGGGGCAGAAGGACGTCGCCGTCCTGGAGCCCTCGAAGCACCACTACTACCAGCCGCTCTGGACGCTGGTGGGCGCGGGTGAGGCCCGCGTCGAGGACTCCGTGCGCGACGAGGCGAGCCTCATCCCCCGGGGCGTGAAGTGGCTCCAGGACGCCGCCGTGGAAGTGGACCCGGTGCGCCAGGAGGTCCGCACCCGAGGGGGCCTGCGCATCGGCTACGACTTCCTCGTCGTCGCGCCCGGCATCCAGCTGGACTGGGACAAGGTCGCGGGCCTGCGCGAGGCGCTGGAGACGGAGCACGTCAGCAGCAACTATGACGTACGGCTCGCCCCGAAGACGTGGCAGCTCATCCAGCGCTTCCAGGGTGGCACCGCCCTCTTCACCCACCCGTCCACGCCGGTGAAGTGCGCCGGGGCGCCGCAGAAAATCATGTACCTGGCCGCGGACCACTTCCGCCGCACCGGCATCACCGAGCGCGCGCACGTGGTCTTCGGCTCGGGCGCCAAGACCCTCTTCGGCGTGAAGCCCTTCGCGGCCGTGCTGGAGGGCGTGGTGAAGCGCTATGGCATCGACGCGCGCTTCGAGCACAACCTCGTCGCCGTGGACGGCGCGAAGCGCGAGGCCACCTTCGAGACCTCCCAGAAGGAGCGCGTCACCGTCTCCTACGATTTGCTCCACGTCACGCCGCCACAGAGTGCGCCGGACTTCATCAAGCGCAGCCCGCTGTCGTGGCGCGAGGGCCCGTGCGCCGGGTGGGTGAAGGCGGACAAGTACACGCTCCAGCATCCGGACTTCCCCAACGTCTTCGCACTGGGCGACGCATCGGACCTGCCCACCAGCCGCACCGGAGCCGCCGTGCGCAAGCAGGCTCCCGTGTTGGTGGACAACCTGCTCGCTGTCATGGCCGGACAGCCGCTCCCCGGACGCTATGACGGCTACGCGTCCTGCCCGCTCACCACCGGGTACGGGAAGCTGCTGCTCGCCGAGTTCGATTACGACGGCAAGCCCACGCCGAGCTTCCCGCTCATCAACACGATTCAGGAGCGGCGCGACATGTGGCTGATGAAGAAGTACGGCCTGCCGCGCCTCTACTGGTCGCTGATGATGCGCGGGCTCGCTTGAGGACATGCCCCTCGGCGTGAGGCCGGGCTATGCATGTCCCGCCCCGGCCGCACCGATGCCCCACTCCCGCCCTCCCTCCACGTCCCGACTCGTCCTGCCCGCCCTGGATGCGCTCGCGGGCCCCGTGCTCCTCGTCGACGGCGAGAGGCGGGTGGCCGCGCTCACCCCAGCGCTGGAGGCGCAGCTCGGCGGCACCGTGCGCGCGGGCACGCCGCTGGCGGAGGTGCTCGCGCCCCACGGTGGCAGCGTGCAACTGGAGACCCTGCTGACGGAGGGCCGCGAGACGGCCGCCCGGCTGCGCGCGGGAGGCCGGGTGCACGGGGTGCGGGTGCGCGCGGTGGCGTTGGCGGAGGGCGCACGGACGCTCGGCCAGGCGCTGCTCGTCACCCTGGACCCGGCGCGCGACTCGGCCAACCCCGCCGAGTTGTTCCACGGACTGTGGACGCAGGACCCCGAGCTCCGGCGCCTCTTCCGCATCGTCGAGAAGGTGGCCCGCACCGAGTCCAGCGTCCTGGTACGCGGCGAGTCGGGCACCGGCAAGGAGCTCATCGCCCACGCGCTGCACGCGCTGTCGCCTCGCAGCAAGGGCCCGTTCCGCGCCATCAACTGCGCGGCGCTCCCTCCGACGCTGCTGGAGAGCGAGCTGTTCGGCCACGTGCGCGGCGCCTTCACCGGCGCGGTGCGCGACAGCCCGGGGCACTTCCGGCTGGCCAACCGCGGCTCGCTGTTCCTGGACGAGGTGGCGGAGATGCCACTGGACCTCCAGGCGAAGATGCTGCGCGTGCTGGAGACTCGCACCGTCATCCCCGTGGGCGGCCGCGAGCCGGTGCCCGTGGACGTGCGCATCATCGCGGCCACCCACCGGGCCCTGCGGCGCGAAGTGGAGGCCGGCCGCTTCCGCGCCGACCTGATGTACCGGCTGCGCGTGGTGCCCGTCTTCCTGCCGTCGCTGCGAGAGCGCCCGGGGGACATCCTCCCGCTGGCCATGCGCTTCCTGGACGAGCTGCACCAACGCGGCCCCCGGCGCGTGGAGCGCTTCTCGCCCGGCGCCCGCCGCCTGCTGGAGGGCCATGCCTGGCCGGGCAACGTGCGCGAACTGCGCAACGTCATGGAGTACGCGTACGTCATCGGTGAAGGGCCCGTGGTGCGCGAGTCCGACCTGCCGCCCGAGTTCTCCGAGCCGCGTGCCGGCGCGCCCATGAGTCCCGTGAGCACCGAGGCCTCGCTGGACCCGGAGCGGGTGCGTGAAGCGCTCGCCCGGGCGGGGGGCAACCGCTCCGAGGCCGCGCGCCTGCTCGGCATCAGCCGCGTCACCCTCTGGCGCCGGCTGCGTGACCTGGGAGAGGGTGGCACCCGATGAGCGGGGACTGTTTCACCGCGGTGTTTCAGCCGTTACACCCGGCCACGCGCGGCACCGTGGGACGGTGGGCCGGACCGGCCGCTCCGCGCCCACGGGCGGGAGTCGCCGGAGACACGCACCTCCCTCTGGACGGAGCGCGTGTGTGGCTCGCGATGAAGGGTAGCCCTCGCGCCCCATCTCATGTCTTCTCCGTGTCTGGCACGGTGCTGGCAATCCGAGCACAGGACTCAACCCAAGCATGAGGTGGACCATGCTGTTCCGGCAGCTCTTCGACGCCGAGAGCTCGACCTACACGTACCTGCTGGCGGACGAGGCCACGCGCGAGGCGGCACTCATCGACCCGGTGCTGGAGCAGGTGGAGCGTGACTTGCGGCTGGTGGAGGAGCTGGGGCTGAAGCTCGTCCTGGTGCTGGAGACGCACGTCCACGCCGACCACGTCACCGGCGCGGGCCTGCTGCGGGAGCGGACGGGCGCCACGGTGGTGGCCTCGGCACGGGGCGCGCCGTGTGTGGACAGGCAGGTGGCCCATGGGGACGGGGTGCACCTGGGCCACCTGGAGCTGAAGGTGCTGGAGACGCCGGGGCACACCGACGACAGCCTCAGCTACCTGTGCGAGGGCCGGCTCTTCACTGGTGACGCGCTGCTCATCCGCGCCACCGGGCGCACCGATTTCCAGAATGGCGACCCGGGCCAGCTCTACGACTCCATCACCGACCGCCTCTTCACCCTGCCCGAGGACACCGTGGTGCACCCGGGCCACGACTACGCCGGCCACGCGCTGTCCACCATCGGCGAGGAGAAGCGCCACAACCCCCGCCTCGCCGGCAAGACGCGCGACGCCTTCATCGCGTTCATGAAGAGCCGCCAGCTCCCTCCCCCGAAGAAGCTGGACGTCGCGGTGCCCGCCAATCGCGCGTGCGGCCACACCGGGCCCCAGCCGAGGGTCTGAAGCCGCCGAGCAAGCAGGCCCTCCACGCCCGCGCGGGAGCGTGAATCCCGCGCCGCTCCTTCCGGCTCTCACCGGAAGGGGCACCGACCCTTCATCCACCACCGGCTCGCGCCTCTCCGAGGACGCGAGATGGAGCCTCTCATGCCTACTCTCTACGACAGCGCCACTCCGAACCCCGCCGGCTACCGCGACGTGGACGTGCGCCAGCTCGCGGCGCTCCCCGCCACGGCCCACCTCCAGCGGGTGGACGTGCGCGAGCCCTCCGAGTTCGACGGCCTCCTCGGCCACCTCGACGGCGCGCGCCTCGTGCCGCTGGCCACCGTGCGGCACGCGGCCGCCGAGTGGCCGCTCGACGCGGACGTGCTGCTGGTGTGCCGCTCCGGGGGGCGCTCGGCGAAGGCGGCCGCGCAACTGGTGGAGCTGGGCTTCACGCGGGTGATGAACCTGCGCGGCGGCATGCTCGCGTGGAACACCGTGGAGCTGCCCGTGGTGCGGCCGACGTCGGGCCCACCGCCCGCGCTGACGCGGGTGCTCGATGAATTGCTCGTGGGCCTGCACCGCGCCATTGCTCCGGAGACACCCGCTCCCATCTACGGGCAGGGCCCGTCACGGGAGGCACTGACCGCCCTGCTCGACACGCTCCAGGCCTCGCCCCCACGGACGGTCCGCGACACCGAGGGCTTCGAGCTACTGCTGCGAGAGTGCCGGGATTTGCTCGCCGTCGCGCGGCCGGAGGGCCGGCATTGATGCTGTACGTGGGCATCGCCGCATCACTGCTCGTGGGGGTGTTGCTGGGGTTGCTCGGCGGTGGAGGCTCCATCCTCACCGTGCCGCTGCTGGTGTACGTGCTGGGCGTGGAGCCCCGGACGGCCATCGCCATGTCGCTGGTGGTGGTGGGCGTCACCAGCGCCAGCGGCGCCGTGCTCCATGCGCGGGCCGGACGGGTGCGGTGGCGCACGGCGCTCGTGTTCGGCGCGGGAGGCATGACCGGCGCATTCCTGGGCGGGCGACTCAACCCGCTCCTCCCCGCCGCCGCGCTGCTGCTGCTCTTCGCGGGCATCATGGTCGCCGCCGCCACGGCGATGCTGCGTCGCAAGGAGGCGCCTCCCTCATCCGCGAGCACCGCCACTGCCGAGGAGCCCACGTTGCCGGTGGCGCGCATCCTCGCCCAGGGCCTCGCGGTGGGCCTGCTGTCGGGCCTGGTGGGCGCGGGCGGTGGCTTCCTCATCGTCCCCGCGCTGGCGCTGGTGGGACTGCCCACCCCGGTGGCCACCGCCACGTCGCTCGTGGTCATCGCCCTCCAGTGCGCCGCGGGCTTCGTGGGACACCTGGGCCACGTGCAGCTCCCGTGGGCCCTCACCGGCGCGGTGCTCGTGGCGGCGATGACGGGCAGCCTCGTGGGCGGGCGGCTCGCGGGGCGCGTGTCGCCGGCCTCGCTGCGCAGGGGCTTCGCCGTGTTCGTGCTCGCCACCGCCGCGTTCCTCCTGGTGGCGCAGGCGCCGGCCCCGATGCGCGCCGCGCTGGCACAAGCGGGCGCCTGGCCATGGCTGGTGGCCGGCACCGGCGTGGGCCTGCCGCTGACGCTGTGGCGCCTGCACCTGGCCCGGCAGCGCTAGGAGTGAGCAGTCCCTCCCCTCCTGTGCCAGGGCCGGGAGGGCCCGCCGTCCGCCGTTGAAGGCGACACCTCGGGCACCACAATCGTTGACCCGTGCCCGCGCCGCGCGGAGAGTCGCGGCATGACGCTGAGACCCATCGCCGAAGTGGGCGCCGAGCTGGGCCTGTCCCAAGACCACGTGCTGCCCTGGGGCACGAACCGCGCGAAGGTGTCGCTGGACGCGCTCGGGAAGCAGGGCGGGAAACAGGGCCGCCTGGTGCTCGTGTCCGCCATCAACCCCACGCCTCCGGGCGAGGGGAAGACCACCATGTCCGTGGCCCTGGCCATGGGCCTGCGCAAACGCGGGCGCCGCGCGGTGGCCGCCCTGCGCGAGCCGTCCCTGGGCCCCGTCTTCGGCGTGAAGGGCGGAGGCACCGGCGGCGGACAGGCCAGCCTGGAGCCCGCGGCCGACATCAACCTGCACTTCACCGGCGACCTGCACGCGATTACCAGCGCCAACAACCTGCTCGCCGCGCTGGTGGACAACGCCGTGTATTACGGCCAGCCGGTGGCCATCGACTCCACGCGCGTGCGCTGGCGGCGCGCCATGGACATGAATGACCGGTTCCTGCGCAACGTCATCGTCGGCCTGGGCGGCAAGGCGCACGGCGTGCCGCGCGAGGCCGCGTTCGACATCACCGCCGCCAGCGAGGTCATGGCCATCCTCGCCCTGTCCGACGGGCTCAAGGACCTGGAGACGCGGCTGGCCCGCATCGTCGTGGGCCACTCGCCAGACGGCAAGCCGGTGCGCGCTCGGGACGTGGACGCGGCGGCGGCCATGGTGGCGGTGCTCAAGGACGCGCTCATGCCCAACCTCGTGCAGACGCGCGAGGGCGGACCGGCGCTGGTGCACGCGGGGCCCTTCGGCAACATCGCGCACGGGTGCAGCTCCGTGCTGGGCACGCGGATGGGCCTGGCCTACGCGGACGAGGTGGTGACGGAGGCCGGCTTCGGCTTCGACCTGGGCGCGGAGAAGTTCCTCGACATCAAGTGCCGGACCGCGGGCATCTGGCCCCGGGGCGTGATGCTGGTGGTGACGCTGCGCGCGCTGAAGCACCACGGCGGTGCGGCCGCCGCGCGCGTCGCCGAGCCCGACCGCGAGGCGCTGGTGCGCGGCTTCGCCCACCTGGAGAAGCACCTGGAGTCGGTGGCGGCCTTCGGCCTGCCGGCCGTCATGTGCGTCAACCGCTTCCCGCAGGACACGGAGGCGGAGCTGGATGAATTGCGCGCCTTCGGCCGGGAGCGCGGCGTGGAGATGGCCGTGTGCGAGGGCTTCTCGCGCGGCGGTGACGGCTCGCTGGAGCTGGCGGACCGCGTGCTGGAGATGCTGGACCGCACGGACGCCGCTCCGCCTCGTCCGCGCTTCCTCTACGAGCTGACACAGAGCCCCGAAGAGAAGGTCCGCGCGATTGCCCGCACGGTGTACGGCGCGGACGACGTGGCCTTCACGGCGGGGGCGATGAAGGACTTGCAGATGGTGCGCGAGCTGGGTGGCGCGGAGCTGCCGGTGTGCATGGCGAAGACGCACCTGTCGCTGTCGGATGACCCGGCGAAGCCGGGGCGGCCTCGCGGCTTCACGCTGACGGTGCGCGAGGTGCGGCTGTCCGCGGGCGCGGGCTTCATGGTGGCACTCACGGGCGACATCCTCACCATGCCCGGCCTGCCTCGCGAGCCTGCGGCCCGCCGCATCACCGTGCACGATGACGGCCGCATCACCGGGCTGATGCAGGGCGAATGAGCTTGAAGACACCACGGAGGAAGTCATGAAGCAGCAGCTCGCGGGAGCCGTTGTCCTCGTGTCACTGGTCACCACGGCCTGCGCCGGTCCGGGAGCTTCCGGACGCGCGCCGTCCACGGAGGAAGCACCCGCCGCCACGGCGAAGGCGGCGTTGTCACCGGCCGAGGCGCGCGAGTCGCTTCGCGCCGCCGAAGCCGCGCTGGCCGACGCGATGGCGAAGAAGGGGTCCGCGGAGGGCATCGCCGCGTCCGCCGCCCCAGATGCATTGCTGCTGCTGGAAGGGCAGTACACGCTGCGCGGTGTCGACGCCATCCGCGCGAAGCTCTCCGCCGAGCCGCTGGAGCGGGACGGCGTCCTCAGCGCGGAGGCCCTGGTCTGGGACGTGAGCGCGGACGGACGGATGGGGTACGCGGTGGGCCAGGTGCTGCTCGACTCGACGGGTGGCGCGGCGGGAGGTGCCGCGGCTCCAGGAGCGGCCGGAGCGACAGCAGCGCCCGGTGCCACAACCCCTCCCGCGCCCGGCGTCTCCTCTCCTGGAGCGCCCGCCGCACCTGGAGCCTCTGCCGCGCCAGCGGCCCCTGGAGCGCCCGGAGCGCCGCCCAAGATGAAGCCCGGCAAGCGCTACCAGCGCTACCTCACGGTGTGGACGCGGACGCCGGAAGGCCCGTGGCTGCTCGCGGCCGCCGTGCTCGGCAGGGCTCGCGGTCCGCTCGCCGTGCCGCCTTCCTTCTCGGCGGGGTCCACCGACACGGCGCCCATCGCGTCCGCGGCGTCCTCGGACGTGCTCGCGGAAGTGTTCGCCGCCGACTCCGCCTTCTCCGAGCAGTCCGCGCGCGACGGCATGGGCCAGGCCTTCGTCACCTGGGCCGCGCCCAACGCGGTGATTCCCGGCGGCCCCAGCGGCCTCTTCGGCCACGAGGCCATCAAGGAAGGCTACGGGCCCATCCCCCGAGAGGTGAGTCTGCGCTGGGAGCCGAAGCTCGGCGGCGCCGCCAGCTCGGGTGATATGGCCTACACCGTGGGCCGCGCCGTTTCCGTCTCACCTGGCCCGGACAAGAATCCGGAAACCCACTACGTGAAGTACCTCT contains these protein-coding regions:
- a CDS encoding c-type cytochrome: MPSNHRSLSILATVAVLCAAAACLRNTPAATPEHPPGTAQAHAAVLCWNPDAGVALTGASCTPLTPPQLSCYLPSDLQGGVQQEPASTVQRSADLFSWQEFIALNWPASDTERGVPDRSKPLGAPGPRVWETWKETYEVYLPDGRRPPGWNDTQPLPSGCGADATKLLTRDEKIDDVTDSALQAAASDGRLPATLTDRRGHLVRYEIRMNRPMFEHILDNGLYDGRRQVDATLVSFPNGGILVKAAWRPVDAAEAPYFHTVTACVCDGEDGGRLTGCHPERMGLVGFHVTQKTPSAPAWVWSTFEQRANVRESEGQPASFFDPKCRDCVPNRQTKPGVPNQVVRVTPIPSSAPDCDAGTAFKDDVVRLNEDLIAALADAGSVFQHYELVDTQVPVASPYAAPQPTTVFGVSRPVLANTTMETFVQETSTCIGCHSTARTLKQEAFISADFTFSLNNAWPKPDASTTLPPPESPQTQWDREHWPQVLRGQAIAAQTYELLPQYTRAKLHCASCHLSEGRDPDAAWWVGMHEAYDGGPALQARINSCFEHSENGKALCTPGDGGTGSCDSNADMQALLTYMTWLDEQWAERHGTQTPPRGYPAIPTLTGDASRGRGVFQQKCAVCHGSDGQGRYPDGTYYRPALWGPNSFNAQAGMGNPSLSAPFVHANMPLGSGGLLTVEEAWDVAAFIDSQPRPGRGDGGTR
- a CDS encoding NAD(P)/FAD-dependent oxidoreductase, whose product is MNTSEDCGCVDPVTTSMSGVASRQERHRVLIIGGGTAGIAVAARLARAGQKDVAVLEPSKHHYYQPLWTLVGAGEARVEDSVRDEASLIPRGVKWLQDAAVEVDPVRQEVRTRGGLRIGYDFLVVAPGIQLDWDKVAGLREALETEHVSSNYDVRLAPKTWQLIQRFQGGTALFTHPSTPVKCAGAPQKIMYLAADHFRRTGITERAHVVFGSGAKTLFGVKPFAAVLEGVVKRYGIDARFEHNLVAVDGAKREATFETSQKERVTVSYDLLHVTPPQSAPDFIKRSPLSWREGPCAGWVKADKYTLQHPDFPNVFALGDASDLPTSRTGAAVRKQAPVLVDNLLAVMAGQPLPGRYDGYASCPLTTGYGKLLLAEFDYDGKPTPSFPLINTIQERRDMWLMKKYGLPRLYWSLMMRGLA
- a CDS encoding sigma-54 interaction domain-containing protein: MPHSRPPSTSRLVLPALDALAGPVLLVDGERRVAALTPALEAQLGGTVRAGTPLAEVLAPHGGSVQLETLLTEGRETAARLRAGGRVHGVRVRAVALAEGARTLGQALLVTLDPARDSANPAELFHGLWTQDPELRRLFRIVEKVARTESSVLVRGESGTGKELIAHALHALSPRSKGPFRAINCAALPPTLLESELFGHVRGAFTGAVRDSPGHFRLANRGSLFLDEVAEMPLDLQAKMLRVLETRTVIPVGGREPVPVDVRIIAATHRALRREVEAGRFRADLMYRLRVVPVFLPSLRERPGDILPLAMRFLDELHQRGPRRVERFSPGARRLLEGHAWPGNVRELRNVMEYAYVIGEGPVVRESDLPPEFSEPRAGAPMSPVSTEASLDPERVREALARAGGNRSEAARLLGISRVTLWRRLRDLGEGGTR
- a CDS encoding MBL fold metallo-hydrolase; the encoded protein is MLFRQLFDAESSTYTYLLADEATREAALIDPVLEQVERDLRLVEELGLKLVLVLETHVHADHVTGAGLLRERTGATVVASARGAPCVDRQVAHGDGVHLGHLELKVLETPGHTDDSLSYLCEGRLFTGDALLIRATGRTDFQNGDPGQLYDSITDRLFTLPEDTVVHPGHDYAGHALSTIGEEKRHNPRLAGKTRDAFIAFMKSRQLPPPKKLDVAVPANRACGHTGPQPRV
- a CDS encoding rhodanese-like domain-containing protein, which gives rise to MPTLYDSATPNPAGYRDVDVRQLAALPATAHLQRVDVREPSEFDGLLGHLDGARLVPLATVRHAAAEWPLDADVLLVCRSGGRSAKAAAQLVELGFTRVMNLRGGMLAWNTVELPVVRPTSGPPPALTRVLDELLVGLHRAIAPETPAPIYGQGPSREALTALLDTLQASPPRTVRDTEGFELLLRECRDLLAVARPEGRH
- a CDS encoding sulfite exporter TauE/SafE family protein; the encoded protein is MLYVGIAASLLVGVLLGLLGGGGSILTVPLLVYVLGVEPRTAIAMSLVVVGVTSASGAVLHARAGRVRWRTALVFGAGGMTGAFLGGRLNPLLPAAALLLLFAGIMVAAATAMLRRKEAPPSSASTATAEEPTLPVARILAQGLAVGLLSGLVGAGGGFLIVPALALVGLPTPVATATSLVVIALQCAAGFVGHLGHVQLPWALTGAVLVAAMTGSLVGGRLAGRVSPASLRRGFAVFVLATAAFLLVAQAPAPMRAALAQAGAWPWLVAGTGVGLPLTLWRLHLARQR
- a CDS encoding formate--tetrahydrofolate ligase, giving the protein MTLRPIAEVGAELGLSQDHVLPWGTNRAKVSLDALGKQGGKQGRLVLVSAINPTPPGEGKTTMSVALAMGLRKRGRRAVAALREPSLGPVFGVKGGGTGGGQASLEPAADINLHFTGDLHAITSANNLLAALVDNAVYYGQPVAIDSTRVRWRRAMDMNDRFLRNVIVGLGGKAHGVPREAAFDITAASEVMAILALSDGLKDLETRLARIVVGHSPDGKPVRARDVDAAAAMVAVLKDALMPNLVQTREGGPALVHAGPFGNIAHGCSSVLGTRMGLAYADEVVTEAGFGFDLGAEKFLDIKCRTAGIWPRGVMLVVTLRALKHHGGAAAARVAEPDREALVRGFAHLEKHLESVAAFGLPAVMCVNRFPQDTEAELDELRAFGRERGVEMAVCEGFSRGGDGSLELADRVLEMLDRTDAAPPRPRFLYELTQSPEEKVRAIARTVYGADDVAFTAGAMKDLQMVRELGGAELPVCMAKTHLSLSDDPAKPGRPRGFTLTVREVRLSAGAGFMVALTGDILTMPGLPREPAARRITVHDDGRITGLMQGE
- a CDS encoding YybH family protein: MKQQLAGAVVLVSLVTTACAGPGASGRAPSTEEAPAATAKAALSPAEARESLRAAEAALADAMAKKGSAEGIAASAAPDALLLLEGQYTLRGVDAIRAKLSAEPLERDGVLSAEALVWDVSADGRMGYAVGQVLLDSTGGAAGGAAAPGAAGATAAPGATTPPAPGVSSPGAPAAPGASAAPAAPGAPGAPPKMKPGKRYQRYLTVWTRTPEGPWLLAAAVLGRARGPLAVPPSFSAGSTDTAPIASAASSDVLAEVFAADSAFSEQSARDGMGQAFVTWAAPNAVIPGGPSGLFGHEAIKEGYGPIPREVSLRWEPKLGGAASSGDMAYTVGRAVSVSPGPDKNPETHYVKYLSVWRRQPDGQWRYVADSGNGNPGPDGP